A genomic window from Terrisporobacter glycolicus ATCC 14880 = DSM 1288 includes:
- a CDS encoding radical SAM protein, translating into MEVNVKNINNIVSKVYKNSIADEIGIEVGDILLSVNKERVEDIIQYRFLISEEYIELEIQKQKNGKIYLYEIEKDYDEELGIEFTNPIIDKAKSCRNKCVFCFIDQLPEGMRETLYFKDDDSRLSFLQGNFVTLTNMSEDDINNIIRYRISPINISVHTTNPELRRKMINNKFAGKLIDIMRRLAEAGIEMNAQIVLCPGYNDKEELERTLEDLSSLHPYVKSAAIVPVGITRYRDNLARLDIFDEKSAGRTIDQINKLQEKYLDKLNTRFAFLSDEFYILAKRPLLKYDEYEGFDQFEDGVGMITKMGTEIVQYLDTISGSRLNKSKKVSIATGKSAYEFMCNMANKIMEKFNNIEINVYRIKNNFFGETITVSGLLTATDLIDQLRSEDLGETLYITRSMMKADEEIFLDNITLKELEEKLNLEVVPCENRGTDVVDKITK; encoded by the coding sequence ATGGAAGTAAACGTAAAAAATATTAATAATATAGTAAGTAAAGTTTATAAAAATAGTATTGCAGATGAAATAGGTATTGAAGTCGGAGACATACTTTTATCTGTAAATAAAGAGAGAGTTGAAGATATAATTCAATATAGATTTTTAATAAGTGAAGAATATATTGAGTTGGAAATTCAAAAACAAAAAAATGGAAAGATATATTTATACGAAATTGAAAAAGATTATGATGAAGAATTGGGCATAGAATTTACTAATCCTATAATAGATAAAGCAAAAAGTTGTAGAAATAAATGTGTATTTTGCTTTATAGATCAGTTACCAGAAGGCATGAGAGAAACACTTTATTTTAAAGATGATGATTCAAGGCTATCTTTCTTACAAGGAAACTTCGTTACTTTAACTAATATGAGTGAGGATGATATTAATAATATAATAAGATATAGGATTAGTCCAATAAATATTTCTGTACATACTACAAATCCTGAACTAAGAAGAAAAATGATAAACAATAAATTCGCAGGAAAGCTAATAGATATAATGAGGAGACTTGCAGAAGCAGGAATTGAAATGAATGCTCAAATAGTACTTTGTCCAGGATATAATGATAAAGAAGAATTAGAAAGGACACTGGAAGATTTGTCAAGTTTACATCCTTATGTAAAAAGTGCTGCTATAGTTCCAGTAGGAATTACAAGATATAGAGATAATCTTGCTAGACTTGACATATTTGATGAAAAAAGTGCAGGACGTACAATTGATCAAATTAATAAATTACAAGAAAAATATTTGGATAAATTAAATACTAGATTTGCATTTTTATCAGATGAGTTTTATATTCTTGCAAAAAGGCCATTATTAAAATATGATGAGTATGAGGGATTTGACCAATTTGAAGATGGTGTTGGAATGATAACGAAAATGGGAACAGAAATTGTACAATATTTAGATACAATATCTGGTTCACGATTAAACAAATCAAAAAAAGTATCTATTGCTACAGGGAAATCCGCTTATGAATTTATGTGCAATATGGCTAATAAAATAATGGAAAAATTTAATAATATAGAAATTAATGTATATAGAATTAAAAATAACTTCTTTGGAGAGACAATAACAGTTAGCGGTCTTTTAACAGCTACTGATTTAATCGATCAATTGAGAAGTGAAGACTTAGGTGAAACATTGTATATTACTAGGTCTATGATGAAAGCTGATGAAGAAATTTTCTTAGACAATATAACTTTAAAAGAATTAGAAGAAAAATTGAATTTAGAAGTAGTACCATGCGAAAATAGAGGTACTGATGTAGTAGACAAGATAACTAAATAG
- a CDS encoding capping complex subunit for YIEGIA, which yields MGNDIGINSYTMAVITTDKNMSISGGCPLFYANDDDDMQKKALLVAKCVDGMVHQITEEILIVVRH from the coding sequence ATGGGAAATGATATAGGCATTAATTCGTATACAATGGCAGTAATAACTACAGATAAAAATATGAGTATATCAGGAGGATGTCCTCTATTTTATGCAAATGATGATGACGATATGCAAAAGAAAGCTTTACTAGTAGCAAAATGTGTGGATGGTATGGTTCATCAAATAACTGAGGAAATTCTTATAGTAGTAAGACATTAA
- a CDS encoding YIEGIA domain-containing protein — translation MDNIFFIGLTIGVTSRLIMLNLDNKQYPTQPNILTSQIVLAFVASALGSLLIPALINRSYTSITFLSLAAEQFRQVRSSRRNTLQDLEPTQLVPRGNSFIEEIARTYEIRNYMCIVTSFITVACFYGLNNETNISNNSSTIISTVVGLSIALLLRKALSRQCIDDIAEVSIVDISFVDGTLLKVGNLKGITNVGLKRDRERYLKDGIGIEIRPKNNSYTNAGILSYPGQRQAICYNLYSRLGVLKESDEPAFTPIPRKDPVSQAIYIAFIPMEKDERKVIEAVKSCPILDSARGKHLALKKLRIEGKESR, via the coding sequence ATGGACAACATATTTTTTATAGGGTTAACAATAGGGGTAACTTCAAGATTGATTATGTTGAATCTTGATAACAAACAATATCCAACACAACCCAATATATTAACTTCACAAATAGTATTAGCTTTTGTGGCATCTGCATTAGGGTCATTATTAATTCCAGCATTAATAAATAGGTCTTATACATCAATTACATTTTTATCTTTAGCAGCTGAACAATTTAGACAAGTAAGAAGTAGTAGGAGAAATACTTTGCAAGACTTGGAACCTACTCAGCTAGTTCCTAGAGGAAATTCATTTATTGAAGAAATAGCAAGAACTTATGAAATAAGAAATTACATGTGTATTGTAACATCTTTTATAACTGTAGCATGTTTTTATGGTTTAAATAATGAAACTAATATAAGCAATAATTCATCGACAATAATAAGTACAGTAGTTGGTCTATCAATAGCTCTTCTTCTTAGAAAAGCCCTATCAAGACAATGTATTGATGATATAGCTGAAGTATCTATTGTAGATATTAGTTTTGTAGATGGTACTTTGTTAAAGGTTGGTAATTTGAAAGGAATAACAAATGTTGGTTTAAAAAGGGATAGAGAGAGGTATTTAAAAGATGGTATAGGTATTGAAATAAGACCTAAAAATAATAGTTATACTAATGCAGGTATTCTAAGTTATCCCGGACAGAGACAGGCGATATGTTACAACCTATATTCGAGACTTGGAGTACTTAAAGAAAGTGATGAACCTGCTTTTACTCCAATACCGAGAAAAGATCCAGTCAGCCAAGCTATATATATAGCATTTATACCAATGGAAAAAGATGAGAGAAAAGTAATAGAGGCAGTTAAATCTTGTCCAATACTAGACAGTGCTAGAGGTAAACACTTAGCATTAAAAAAACTAAGAATTGAAGGAAAGGAAAGTAGATAG
- a CDS encoding YIEGIA domain-containing protein: MNDSQINDALFRHAFITAMVIGTLCRFFVLRVKDKQYPSRPQDYIEQIIVAALAASLGSVALPALIDKEFSALTFLAVGIQQFQGLSQQEQITLENIDNDDLIDKGQPYIDEIASTYEVRSYVSLFSALIASLIYIFTSRIYNDSVLVCTVTSTVGGIVLALIFRRLLRRKSVNDLADVYLGKITFDGPLLKVNDVIMGNIGLKDSRKKYLEKGVAIEIVPKDMGSFGTINDIGQQKAIMHNIYIQLGMDKDVDDRDLLAISETDLKKKSVVIVIIPLLKDEITLMKAAGSTPILDTSKGKQSAYKKKSLLFK, encoded by the coding sequence ATGAATGATAGTCAAATAAATGATGCTCTATTTAGACATGCTTTTATTACAGCTATGGTAATAGGAACTTTATGTAGATTTTTTGTACTAAGGGTTAAAGATAAACAATATCCATCAAGACCACAGGATTATATAGAACAAATAATAGTGGCAGCGCTGGCTGCATCTCTTGGTTCTGTAGCCTTGCCTGCATTAATTGATAAAGAGTTTTCGGCTTTAACTTTTTTAGCAGTAGGAATACAACAATTTCAAGGTTTATCACAACAAGAACAAATTACTTTAGAAAATATTGATAATGATGACTTGATAGATAAAGGACAGCCATATATTGATGAAATTGCATCTACTTATGAAGTGAGAAGTTATGTAAGTCTATTCTCGGCTTTAATAGCTTCTTTGATATACATATTTACATCTAGAATATATAACGATAGTGTGCTTGTTTGTACAGTTACTTCAACTGTAGGAGGTATAGTATTAGCGCTTATATTTAGAAGATTACTAAGAAGAAAAAGTGTTAATGATTTAGCAGATGTATATCTAGGAAAAATAACATTTGATGGACCACTTTTAAAGGTTAATGATGTCATTATGGGTAATATTGGTTTAAAAGACAGCAGAAAGAAATATTTAGAAAAGGGTGTTGCCATAGAAATAGTACCTAAAGATATGGGAAGCTTTGGAACAATAAATGATATAGGGCAACAAAAAGCTATAATGCATAATATTTATATTCAACTTGGTATGGATAAAGATGTGGATGACAGAGATTTACTAGCAATTTCAGAAACAGATTTAAAAAAGAAATCTGTAGTAATTGTTATAATACCTTTATTAAAAGATGAAATAACACTTATGAAAGCAGCAGGAAGTACACCAATTTTAGATACATCAAAAGGCAAACAAAGTGCCTATAAGAAAAAATCATTACTTTTTAAATAA
- a CDS encoding HAMP domain-containing sensor histidine kinase, with the protein MEPIGGIYFFIMLLACSVAILLYRYTITIRRFLKSFIKLSKKVSNKEFHSRLQTSARGELGELTRNFNFMMETMENTIEEVEYKHLQLTSVLKSISHGIIVIDIDGNIILINDEARRMIKSKCNGKEDGKNLKQVINVDDILRGVERYIGSKENHSNNITLDDEIVYRIKIDPVYLQNSKNAIIGSIINIEDITEIVKLENMRRDFVANVSHELKTPLTSINGFVETLIMNEDLPVNKRNRFLAIIQKESDRLKRLIEDILLLSSIESKNNLVMENIILYDVFKEVYEMINYIASSKKIDLQYNFEDKEVVAQAYGDYLKQLLLNLIDNAIKYTPEGGRVTVNQFTKNDEIVIEVIDNGVGIPKEDQSKIFQRFYRVDKARSRSVGGTGLGLAITKHIVHSLKGSIGLESELGEGSKFIVKLPKKIS; encoded by the coding sequence ATGGAACCTATTGGTGGTATTTACTTTTTTATTATGTTACTAGCTTGTAGTGTGGCAATACTTTTATACAGATATACAATAACTATAAGAAGATTTTTAAAAAGTTTCATTAAATTATCTAAGAAAGTAAGTAATAAAGAATTTCACTCAAGACTACAAACTTCGGCTAGAGGTGAACTTGGTGAGCTTACTAGAAACTTTAATTTTATGATGGAGACGATGGAAAATACAATTGAAGAAGTTGAGTATAAACATCTTCAACTTACCTCAGTGCTTAAAAGTATTTCTCATGGAATTATAGTTATAGATATTGATGGTAATATTATTTTAATTAATGATGAAGCTCGTAGAATGATAAAAAGTAAATGTAATGGAAAAGAAGACGGGAAAAATTTAAAACAAGTTATTAATGTAGATGATATTCTAAGAGGGGTAGAACGATATATTGGAAGTAAAGAAAATCATAGTAATAATATAACCTTAGATGATGAAATTGTTTATAGAATAAAAATTGATCCTGTATATCTGCAAAACTCTAAAAATGCTATTATAGGTTCTATAATTAATATAGAAGATATAACAGAAATTGTAAAATTAGAAAATATGCGTAGGGATTTTGTGGCAAATGTTAGTCACGAACTAAAAACGCCTCTAACATCAATAAATGGATTTGTAGAGACCTTAATTATGAATGAAGACTTGCCGGTAAATAAAAGAAATAGATTTTTAGCTATAATCCAGAAAGAGTCTGATAGATTAAAAAGGTTAATAGAAGATATCCTTTTATTGTCATCAATAGAAAGCAAAAATAATTTAGTAATGGAAAATATAATTCTTTATGATGTTTTTAAAGAAGTATATGAGATGATAAATTATATAGCTAGTTCAAAAAAAATTGATTTACAATATAATTTTGAGGATAAAGAAGTAGTAGCTCAGGCCTATGGAGATTACCTTAAACAGTTACTTCTTAACTTAATAGACAATGCTATAAAATATACTCCAGAAGGAGGAAGAGTAACTGTAAACCAATTTACAAAAAATGATGAAATAGTAATAGAAGTTATAGACAACGGAGTTGGTATTCCAAAAGAAGACCAGAGTAAAATATTCCAAAGATTTTATAGAGTAGATAAGGCTAGAAGTAGATCTGTAGGTGGTACAGGTTTAGGTCTAGCTATAACAAAACATATTGTTCACTCACTGAAGGGGAGCATTGGCTTAGAAAGCGAGCTTGGAGAGGGTAGCAAATTCATAGTAAAATTACCGAAAAAAATTTCCTAG
- a CDS encoding winged helix-turn-helix domain-containing protein, with the protein MSTKILVIDDEEHIVELLQFNLETSDYIVDYSYDGFDGFLKAKENKPDLILLDWMLPNISGIDVLKKIRGDKDLKSIPVIMLTAKNMESDKVEGLVGGADDYITKPFSIKELLARISSVLRRYNMSSPREEEILTVKDIKLDLIKHEATKNGEKLDLTLKEFDLLKILLQNKGKVLSRNFLLDKIWGYEFYGETRTVDVHIRYLRKKIESSDSNEKYIETIRGIGYKIE; encoded by the coding sequence ATGAGTACTAAGATTCTTGTAATTGATGATGAAGAGCATATAGTAGAGCTACTACAATTTAATTTGGAGACATCAGATTATATTGTGGACTATTCTTATGATGGATTTGATGGTTTTTTAAAAGCAAAGGAAAATAAACCAGACCTAATACTACTTGATTGGATGTTACCAAATATAAGTGGCATAGACGTATTAAAGAAAATAAGGGGAGATAAGGATCTTAAGAGCATACCTGTTATTATGCTTACAGCTAAAAATATGGAAAGTGATAAAGTTGAAGGTTTAGTAGGTGGTGCAGATGATTATATTACAAAACCTTTCAGCATTAAAGAACTATTAGCTAGAATAAGTTCTGTTTTAAGAAGATATAATATGAGTTCGCCAAGAGAAGAAGAAATATTAACGGTAAAAGATATAAAACTAGATTTAATTAAACATGAAGCAACTAAAAATGGAGAAAAACTAGACTTAACTCTTAAGGAATTTGATTTATTAAAAATTTTACTTCAAAACAAAGGAAAAGTTTTATCTAGAAACTTTTTATTAGATAAAATTTGGGGATATGAGTTTTATGGTGAAACTAGAACAGTAGATGTTCATATTAGATATTTAAGAAAAAAGATAGAAAGCTCAGATAGTAATGAGAAATATATTGAGACTATTAGAGGTATAGGATATAAAATAGAGTAA
- the pgeF gene encoding peptidoglycan editing factor PgeF: MKNYITVDRIEKELDFVNLAITTTDIDAKNEDDLFKSFTQDEFKLINLTRNSQIHSSIVNKIDENNIGQRLEGDALITNVPKVPLLILTADCVPVVIVDPVNKAIGLAHAGWRGTYDNISEKTIKEMSKNYNSNPEDLICVIGPSIGPCCYEVSKDLIEKFNTNLANYAGKFDIIKDNKYYLDLWKINELMLKDCKVKEENIINLQICTNCNYDKFYSYRKHNKTSKRIGTMIQIR; the protein is encoded by the coding sequence ATGAAAAACTATATAACTGTAGATAGAATAGAAAAAGAATTGGATTTTGTTAACTTAGCTATAACAACTACTGATATAGATGCAAAAAATGAAGATGATTTATTTAAGTCATTTACACAAGACGAATTTAAGTTAATAAATTTAACAAGAAATTCTCAAATTCACTCTAGTATCGTTAATAAAATTGATGAAAATAATATAGGACAAAGGCTTGAAGGAGATGCTTTAATTACTAATGTTCCTAAAGTTCCGTTATTAATATTAACAGCAGATTGTGTGCCTGTTGTAATTGTTGACCCAGTTAATAAAGCTATAGGGTTAGCTCATGCAGGATGGAGAGGTACTTATGATAATATAAGTGAAAAAACTATAAAAGAAATGAGTAAGAATTATAATTCTAATCCAGAAGACTTAATATGTGTAATTGGTCCATCAATAGGGCCATGCTGTTATGAAGTTTCAAAAGATCTAATTGAAAAATTTAACACAAATTTAGCAAATTATGCAGGAAAATTCGATATAATAAAAGATAATAAATATTATTTGGATTTATGGAAAATTAACGAACTTATGTTAAAAGATTGTAAAGTTAAAGAAGAAAATATAATAAATCTTCAAATATGTACTAATTGTAATTATGATAAGTTCTATTCTTACAGAAAGCATAATAAAACATCAAAGAGAATAGGAACAATGATTCAAATTAGATAG
- the nrdR gene encoding transcriptional regulator NrdR, producing MQCPYCNYKESKVVDSRHTDSNSIRRRRECESCKKRYTTYETIETTPVMVVKKDNTREYFDREKIKNGLIKSCEKRPVSIDQIEGVVSYIENEINKNYMTEIETKIIGEMIMDKLKDIDEVSYVRFASVYRQFKDINTFVNELKTILMEKDK from the coding sequence ATGCAATGCCCTTATTGTAACTATAAGGAGTCTAAGGTTGTAGACTCAAGACATACAGATAGTAATTCTATTAGAAGAAGGAGAGAGTGTGAATCTTGCAAGAAAAGATATACAACTTACGAAACTATAGAAACAACACCTGTTATGGTGGTGAAAAAAGATAATACAAGAGAATATTTTGATAGAGAAAAAATAAAAAATGGTCTGATAAAATCTTGTGAAAAGAGGCCAGTTTCTATTGATCAAATTGAAGGGGTAGTATCTTACATAGAAAATGAAATAAATAAAAACTATATGACTGAGATAGAAACAAAAATAATTGGCGAAATGATTATGGACAAACTAAAAGATATAGATGAAGTATCTTATGTTAGATTTGCGTCTGTTTATAGACAATTTAAAGATATAAATACTTTTGTTAATGAATTAAAAACAATACTAATGGAGAAGGATAAATAA
- a CDS encoding YlmC/YmxH family sporulation protein: MIRVSDIMDKEIINVKNGKKMGFITDIDIDVNEGKVISFSTTGEGSGGFFSRGMDLDVIFWNDILKIGCDTIIVDIGSERKLDIDEIKI; the protein is encoded by the coding sequence ATGATAAGAGTATCTGATATAATGGATAAAGAAATTATCAATGTAAAAAATGGAAAGAAGATGGGATTTATAACGGACATAGATATAGATGTTAATGAAGGCAAAGTTATATCTTTTTCAACTACAGGAGAAGGTAGTGGAGGATTTTTTTCTAGAGGAATGGATTTAGATGTGATATTTTGGAATGATATATTAAAAATAGGTTGTGACACCATAATAGTAGATATAGGCTCAGAAAGAAAATTAGACATTGATGAAATAAAAATTTAA
- the sigG gene encoding RNA polymerase sporulation sigma factor SigG, with product MQINKVEICGVNTSELPVLKNAQMMDLLVKIKAGDEEARQQFVRGNLRLVLSIIQKFNNRGENIDDLFQIGCIGLIKAIDNFDLSQNVRFSTYAVPMIIGEIRRYLRDNNPIRVSRSLKDIAYKALQVRERLIRSNSKEPTVSEIAKELELDVESVVMALDAIQDPISLFDPVYQDNGDAIFVMDQVQDKKDTDEHWLQEIALKEAIKKLNNREKLVLDLRFYKGRTQIEVADEIGISQAQVSRIEKNALKNMRKYI from the coding sequence ATGCAAATTAATAAGGTTGAAATCTGTGGTGTAAATACATCGGAATTGCCAGTTCTTAAAAATGCTCAAATGATGGACCTTCTAGTTAAAATTAAGGCAGGCGATGAAGAAGCTAGACAACAGTTTGTTAGGGGTAATTTAAGGCTAGTTCTAAGTATCATTCAAAAGTTTAACAATAGAGGAGAAAATATTGACGACTTATTTCAAATTGGTTGTATCGGTCTTATAAAAGCTATAGATAATTTTGATTTAAGTCAAAATGTTAGGTTTTCAACTTATGCGGTTCCAATGATAATAGGTGAAATAAGAAGATATTTAAGAGATAATAATCCTATAAGAGTTAGTAGATCATTAAAGGATATTGCTTATAAGGCTCTTCAAGTTAGAGAAAGATTAATTAGAAGCAATTCAAAGGAACCAACAGTTTCAGAGATAGCAAAGGAGCTAGAGCTGGATGTTGAATCTGTTGTTATGGCATTAGATGCTATACAAGATCCAATATCTTTATTTGACCCTGTATACCAAGATAATGGTGATGCCATATTTGTGATGGATCAAGTTCAGGATAAAAAAGATACTGATGAGCACTGGCTTCAAGAAATAGCATTGAAAGAAGCAATAAAAAAACTTAATAACAGGGAAAAACTTGTATTGGACTTGAGATTTTATAAGGGCCGTACACAAATTGAAGTGGCAGATGAAATAGGAATATCTCAAGCGCAAGTCTCAAGAATTGAAAAAAATGCACTAAAAAATATGAGAAAGTACATTTAA
- the sigE gene encoding RNA polymerase sporulation sigma factor SigE: protein MKMKWKINSWVVKIGSKLGIIKPNGMYYMGGVNILPPPLKPDEERLLIDRLEKDDNVKTILIERNLRLVVYISRKFENTGIDVEDLISIGTIGLIKAVNTFKSNKNIKLATYASRCIENEILMYLRKNNKKKAEVSFDEPLNTDLDGNELLLSDVLGTENDEIYKIIEEEIDKNLLFMALDKLSDREKQIMELRFGLSTRGNEKTQKEVANILGISQSYISRLEKKIISRLKKEMKKFV from the coding sequence ATGAAAATGAAGTGGAAAATAAACTCTTGGGTAGTGAAGATAGGATCTAAATTAGGTATAATTAAACCTAATGGCATGTATTACATGGGCGGTGTAAATATACTGCCTCCACCTTTAAAGCCAGACGAGGAAAGATTGTTAATAGACAGACTTGAAAAGGACGATAATGTAAAAACTATTTTAATAGAAAGAAATCTTCGATTAGTAGTTTATATTTCTAGAAAATTTGAAAATACAGGTATAGATGTTGAAGATTTGATATCAATAGGAACAATTGGGCTTATAAAAGCTGTTAATACATTTAAATCTAATAAAAATATTAAATTAGCAACTTATGCATCTAGATGTATAGAAAATGAGATATTAATGTATCTTAGAAAAAATAATAAGAAAAAGGCGGAAGTTTCATTTGATGAACCTTTAAACACTGATTTAGATGGTAATGAATTGTTGCTATCAGATGTACTTGGAACAGAAAATGATGAAATATATAAAATTATTGAAGAGGAAATAGATAAAAATTTATTATTTATGGCTTTGGATAAATTATCAGATAGAGAAAAGCAAATTATGGAATTAAGATTTGGTTTAAGTACAAGAGGAAATGAAAAAACGCAAAAGGAAGTGGCTAATATCCTTGGTATATCTCAATCCTATATTTCAAGACTTGAAAAGAAAATTATTAGTAGGTTAAAAAAGGAAATGAAAAAATTTGTATAA
- a CDS encoding sigma-E processing peptidase SpoIIGA — MYLDLYIIENLLINYIIISCTSILTKNTNSYKRKIIGAIVGTIYSVIYLLPRFYLLYTLPSKVIFIVIIGLISFVYTDKKEFIRILIIFFLANFFICGSTYFIIYFTGIEHIKISFVIASVYISCLILKKIYSDITLINHIKEFTKEVTISLLGEELKCIALLDSGNLLKDPLSKSDVIMVNSSLLEKYLPENYNYEYVDVLLAEDIINNLSEDISSRVRLIPYNHATSNKTNMILGFKADYLQIDNKKIGNIVLGISNFKDDNYNAILNPSILS, encoded by the coding sequence ATGTATTTAGACCTTTACATTATTGAAAACCTATTAATAAATTATATTATTATAAGTTGTACTTCTATACTTACAAAAAATACAAACTCTTATAAGAGAAAAATAATAGGAGCAATAGTTGGAACTATTTATTCTGTAATTTACTTACTTCCAAGGTTTTATTTATTATATACATTACCCTCAAAAGTAATATTTATTGTAATTATAGGATTAATTTCATTCGTTTATACAGATAAAAAAGAATTTATAAGAATACTTATTATATTTTTTTTAGCGAATTTTTTTATCTGTGGAAGTACATATTTTATAATTTATTTTACAGGTATAGAACATATAAAAATTTCATTTGTGATAGCCTCAGTATATATTAGTTGTCTTATATTAAAAAAAATATATTCGGATATTACGTTAATAAATCATATTAAAGAATTTACTAAAGAAGTAACTATTTCGCTTCTTGGAGAAGAACTTAAGTGTATCGCGCTTTTAGATAGTGGAAATCTACTAAAAGATCCGTTAAGTAAAAGTGATGTAATTATGGTGAATTCTTCTTTGCTAGAAAAATATTTGCCTGAAAATTATAATTATGAATATGTTGATGTACTCTTAGCAGAGGACATCATCAATAATTTAAGTGAAGATATATCATCTAGGGTAAGGCTAATTCCTTATAACCACGCTACTAGTAATAAGACTAACATGATACTAGGATTTAAAGCCGACTATTTACAAATTGATAATAAAAAGATAGGAAACATTGTACTTGGTATATCTAATTTTAAAGACGACAATTATAATGCCATACTAAATCCAAGTATACTTTCTTAG
- the ftsZ gene encoding cell division protein FtsZ, producing the protein MNNNRIDIETDNNDAVIKVIGVGGGGNNAVNRMIREEVKGVEFISINTDKQALLSSMAENQIQIGEKLTRGLGAGAKPEVGKKAAEESREQIVGLLDGTDMVFVTAGMGGGTGTGAAPIVAKLAKEMGILTVGVVTKPFGFEGKIRMKNAEEGIKDLKANVDTLITIPNDRLLQIVQKNTSMVDAFSIADNVLKQGIQSISDLIKMPGLINLDFADVTSIMKDKGLAHMGIGTASGENRAIEAAKEAIQSPLLETSIKGAKGVLLNVAGGANLTLFEANAASSLVTESCDPEANIIFGTSIREDLGEDITITVIATGFETNPSQGFEDSFKNRGTNRPSEIATKKVTVEEVAVTKEEKVEEKVEAKKPTHDMDDDLPPIPVFLRRNRK; encoded by the coding sequence ATGAATAATAATAGAATTGATATAGAAACTGACAACAATGATGCTGTTATAAAAGTTATTGGTGTTGGTGGCGGTGGAAACAACGCTGTTAACAGAATGATAAGAGAAGAAGTAAAAGGAGTAGAGTTTATTTCTATAAATACAGATAAGCAAGCACTATTATCGTCTATGGCAGAAAACCAAATTCAAATCGGAGAAAAGTTGACTAGAGGATTAGGTGCGGGGGCTAAGCCAGAGGTAGGAAAAAAAGCTGCTGAAGAAAGTAGAGAACAAATAGTAGGATTACTTGACGGAACAGATATGGTATTTGTTACTGCAGGTATGGGTGGAGGAACTGGAACAGGTGCTGCGCCAATAGTTGCAAAATTAGCTAAGGAAATGGGGATACTTACTGTAGGTGTTGTAACAAAGCCTTTTGGATTTGAAGGTAAAATAAGAATGAAAAATGCTGAAGAAGGTATAAAAGATTTAAAAGCTAATGTGGATACATTAATAACAATACCTAATGATAGACTTTTACAAATAGTACAAAAGAATACATCAATGGTGGATGCGTTCTCTATAGCAGATAACGTATTAAAACAAGGTATACAATCTATATCTGACTTAATAAAAATGCCAGGTCTTATAAACTTAGACTTTGCCGATGTTACTTCTATAATGAAGGACAAAGGATTAGCTCACATGGGTATAGGTACTGCTAGTGGAGAAAATAGAGCTATAGAAGCTGCTAAAGAAGCTATTCAATCTCCATTGCTAGAAACTTCTATAAAAGGAGCTAAAGGAGTATTACTAAATGTCGCTGGTGGAGCTAATTTAACATTATTTGAAGCTAATGCAGCGTCAAGTTTAGTTACTGAATCATGTGACCCAGAAGCAAATATAATTTTTGGTACATCTATAAGAGAAGATTTAGGAGAAGATATCACTATAACTGTAATAGCTACAGGATTTGAAACTAATCCATCTCAAGGATTTGAAGATTCATTTAAAAACAGAGGTACTAATAGACCTTCAGAAATAGCAACTAAGAAAGTTACTGTAGAAGAAGTTGCTGTAACAAAAGAAGAAAAAGTAGAGGAAAAAGTGGAAGCTAAAAAGCCAACTCATGATATGGATGATGATTTACCACCAATTCCAGTTTTCTTAAGAAGAAATAGAAAATAA